The Equus quagga isolate Etosha38 chromosome 12, UCLA_HA_Equagga_1.0, whole genome shotgun sequence genome includes a region encoding these proteins:
- the LOC124248633 gene encoding interferon lambda-1-like, which translates to MTTAWVLVLMTVVLGLATAGPVPTSKPTTTWRGCHMGRFQSLSPRELEAFKKAKDALEESLLQNDWSCSSRLFPMTRDLRLLQVWERPVALEAELHLTLKVLRTAADASLGVVLDQPLHTLRHIHSRLRACVPAQPTAGPRPRGRLHHWLHRLQEATKKESQGCLEASVTFNLFRLLTRDLKCVASGDLCV; encoded by the coding sequence ATGACTACAGCTTGGGTTCTGGTGCTCATGACCGTGGTGCTGGGCTTGGCCACAGCTGGCCCTGTCCCCACTTCCAAGCCCACCACAACCTGGAGGGGCTGCCACATGGGCAGGTTCCAATCTCTGTCGCCACGGGAGCTGGAAGCCTTTAAGAAAGCCAAGGATGCCTTGGAAGAGTCGCTCCTGCAGAACGACTGGAGCTGCAGCTCTCGCCTCTTCCCCATGACCAGAGACCTGAGGCTGCTGCAGGTGTGGGAGCGCCCGGTGGCCCTGGAGGCTGAGCTACACCTGACGCTGAAGGTCCTGAGGACTGCGGCTGACGCGTCCCTGGGCGTCGTCCTGGACCAGCCCCTTCACACGCTGCGCCACATCCACTCCAGGCTCCGGGCCTGTGTCCCGGCTCAGCCCACAGCAGGCCCCAGACCCCGGGGCCGCCTCCACCACTGGCTGCACCGGCTCCAGGAGGCCACGAAGAAGGAGTCCCAAGGCTGCCTTGAGGCCTCCGTCACATTCAACCTCTTCCGCCTCCTCACACGGGACCTGAAATGTGTTGCCAGCGGAGACCTGTGCGTCTGA